A genomic region of Gossypium hirsutum isolate 1008001.06 chromosome D01, Gossypium_hirsutum_v2.1, whole genome shotgun sequence contains the following coding sequences:
- the LOC107933067 gene encoding probable disease resistance protein At1g52660, protein MEISVMWLASHHFLPQTKRPSEPTVGLESYVNQVWSSLQKEQVGVIGIYALGGVGKTTLLNQINNKFHDTTHDYRVTWAVASQDRPIEKVQDQIAKRIGLSNEGWESRSRDEKAGDIFNVLCRKKFAVLLDDIWERFDLTGAGVPLPTQQNGSKVIFTTRSRDVCCQMQSNNNIKVECLPPGKALKLFEEKVGSETLQMHPDIRKLATAVVEECAGLPLALITIGRAMASKKTPPE, encoded by the exons ATGGAGATTTCAGTGATGTGGCTTGCAAGCCACCACTTCCTTCCGCAAACTAAACGACCTTCTGAGCCAACTGTGGGTTTAGAGTCCTACGTCAATCAGGTTTGGAGCAGTCTTCAAAAGGAACAAGTGGGAGTTATTGGCATATATGCCTTAGGAGGGGTTGGCAAGACAACCCTCCTAAACCAAATCAATAACAAATTCCATGATACTACGCATGATTACCGTGTAACTTGGGCAGTTGCATCTCAAGATCGGCCAATTGAAAAAGTCCAGGATCAGATTGCCAAAAGAATAGGCCTTTCCAATGAAGGTTGGGAATCTAGGAGCCGTGATGAGAAAGCTGGAGATATCTTCAACGTATTATGTAGAAAGAAGTTTGCAGTGTTGTTGGATGATATATGGGAACGGTTTGATCTCACAGGAGCCGGGGTACCTCTTCCAACACAACAAAATGGCTCTAAAGTCATTTTCACAACTCGTAGTCGTGACGTGTGCTGTCAAATGCAATCGAA TAATAATATCAAAGTGGAATGTTTACCGCCAGGAAAAGCTTTGAAACTGTTCGAGGAGAAGGTTGGGTCAGAAACCCTTCAAATGCATCCAGATATTCGCAAGTTAGCTACAGCGGTGGTTGAAGAGTGTGCAGGACTACCTCTTGCTTTAATTACAATTGGGCGAGCCATGGCATCCAAGAAGACCCCTCCAGAATGA
- the LOC107933066 gene encoding disease resistance protein RFL1-like — MLLKFLRQSAASVFPGVGKEMYPKLKFSYDSLTSERVKSCFLYCSFLPEDHPIQRDELIHCWIGEGFMDEHTDLSTARNQGRFIIGVQLKELPEAEKWEEITGMSLMDNQIENLTEILECPNLQTLFLSNNDLKGSRLARQYEFVRIARRNCKVGFTRTSQPVIHKNKKVAGRIEGPGKAEIFESRVDTRSRNDPTTTYIQFLQVASTENDEMWLWIDSRPLNILALVNLQNLYSIKCTNCMDLKEVKIESNIVEGARYFHSLCFKEIISEEKLDEVTDSKANTNLFSRLEELDLCRLPKMKTISYHALPFPQLKKISIVKCPMLKKLPLNSNSAKGQRLIIKGEKGWWKDVEWEDESTRTAFLPSFKPQ, encoded by the exons ATGCTATTGAAATTTTTAAGGCAATCAGCAGCTTCTGTGTTCCCAGGGGTAGGGAAAGAGATGTATCCCAAGTTAAAATTCAGTTATGACAGTTTAACGAGTGAAAGAGTCAAATCTTGTTTCTTGTATTGTTCTTTTCTTCCAGAAGATCATCCCATCCAAAGAGATGAACTAATACATTGTTGGATCGGGGAAGGATTTATGGACGAGCATACTGATTTAAGCACTGCCAGAAACCAGGGACGTTTCATTATAG GTGTTCAGTTAAAGGAACTACCAGAAGCTGAAAAGTGGGAAGAGATAACAGGAATGTCGCTGATGGATAATCAAATTGAAAACCTAACTGAGATATTGGAATGTCCCAATCTCCAAACTTTGTTTCTTAGCAACAATGATTTGAAG GGTTCTAGACTTGCCCGACAATACGAATTTGTAAGAATTGCCCGTAGGAATTGCAAAGTTGGTTTCACTAGAACATCTCAACCTGtcattcacaaaaataagaaagTTGCCGGTCGAATTGAAGGCCCTGGAAAAGCTGAAATATTTGAATCTAGAGTGGACACGCGATCTAGAAATGATCCCACAACAACTTATATCCAGTTTCTCCAAGTTGCGAGTACTGAAAATGATGAGATGTGGCTATGGAT AGATTCAAGGCCACTGAATATTTTGGCTTTAGTAAATCTGCAGAACCTATATTCTATAAAATGTACGAATTGTATGGATCTGAAAGAAGTGAAGATCGAAAGCAACATAGTTGAAGGTGCAAGATACTTCCACAGCCTTTG ttttaaagaaattattaGTGAGGAAAAACTTGATGAAGTCACTGATTCGAAGGCAAATACAAACTTATTTTCTAGGCTCGAGGAGTTGGATCTATGTCGTCTGCCTAAAATGAAGACAATATCCTACCATGCTCTGCCTTTCCCACAGCTGAAGAAAATATCAATTGTAAAATGCCCAATGCTGAAGAAGCTCCCACTAAACTCCAATAGTGCAAAAGGACAGAGACTCATCATTAAAGGAGAGAAGGGGTGGTGGAAAGATGTAGAATGGGAGGATGAATCCACTCGAACGGCTTTTCTCCCCTCTTTCAAACCTCAGTAA
- the LOC107933026 gene encoding probable disease resistance protein At5g63020: MQRFNHLQQTEIVQLTLLKSKPGMGNIFSISLSLDTIITRCWDSAVGKASFPCKLEENLHALKNEVEELEAIRTYLMSRVRVAEDEQQLRRLPQVDLWLQRANRVITDADQLIVKSPQHVEKLCMGGCCSRHPTSTHKFGKQIARILQEVKDMKEKGDFSDVACKPPIPSANKRPSEPTVGLESYVNQVWSYIQNELVGISGIYGLGGVGKTTLLNQINNRFHDSTHGYLVIWAVASQDRPIEKVQDEIAKRIGLSNERWKSKSLDEKAGDIRSILYGRRFALLLDDIWEWFDLTRAGIPIPTLDNESKVIFTTRRLDVCCQMQPNMDNNIRVACLPSGEAFKLFEEKVGSETLQMHPDIHKLAEAVVEECAGLPLALITIGRAMASKKTSREWEYAVEVLRQSAASVLPGVGKEMYPKLKFSYDCLTSERVKSCFSYCSLYPEDYRIPKDELVDCWIGEGLLDEHTNLSSARNQGHFIIGSLIDACLLEKECNHHVKMHDVIRDMSLWIAGESEKEKFFVKSGVQLKEQPKAKKWEEVTRMSLMDNQIENLTEILECPNLQTLFLRRNRLKVIMDDFFNFMPMLRVLDLSRNMNLEELPVGIAELVSLEHLNLSRTGIKKLPVQLKTLAKLKYLNLEWTRDLEMIPRQLISSFSKLQVLKMERCGYGCLLVLEEMEHLKYLNVLTISFRNASELEKASRFNKSFSCAIEAVSLVDFRDSRSLTIMALANLQHLCTLTLWRCTDLEKVKIERNIILGAGRFHSLRSVILDECNHLRDVSWVAFAPHLEVLRIAECNGLEEIISEEKLGEVAELKGNSNLFSKLEILYLHNLAKLRTIYHHALPFPLLKKIRIVKCGMLKKLPLNCKSTKGQRLVIEGEEGWWKNVEWKDESTRIAFLPSFKPYVI; the protein is encoded by the exons ATGCAAAGATTTAATCACTTACAGCAAACTG AAATTGTTCAGCTCACTCTTCTAAAATCAAAACCTGGTATGGGTAATATCTTCTCAATCTCACTTTCACTCGATACCATCATTACCCGTTGTTGGGATTCTGCTGTTGGAAAGGCTTCTTTTCCATGCAAACTTGAAGAAAACCTCCACGCTTTAAAAAATGAAGTGGAAGAATTGGAGGCGATAAGGACGTATCTTATGAGCAGGGTCAGGGTCGCTGAAGATGAGCAGCAACTTAGGCGGCTACCCCAAGTTGATCTTTGGCTTCAGAGGGCTAATCGTGTGATAACCGATGCCGATCAACTGATTGTCAAAAGTCCTCAGCATGTTGAAAAGCTATGTATGGGAGGTTGTTGTTCCAGGCATCCCACGTCTACCCACAAGTTCGGGAAGCAAATCGCCAGAATACTCCAAGAGGTGAAAGACATGAAGGAGAAAGGAGATTTCAGTGATGTGGCCTGCAAGCCACCAATTCCTTCCGCAAATAAACGACCTTCAGAGCCAACTGTGGGTTTAGAGTCCTATGTCAATCAGGTTTGGAGCTATATTCAAAACGAACTAGTGGGAATTAGTGGCATATATGGCTTAGGAGGGGTTGGCAAGACAACCCTCCTAAACCAAATCAATAACAGATTCCATGATAGTACCCATGGTTACCTTGTCATTTGGGCAGTTGCATCGCAAGATCGGCCAATTGAGAAAGTCCAGGATGAGATTGCCAAAAGAATAGGCCTTTCCAATGAACGTTGGAAATCTAAGAGCCTTGATGAGAAAGCTGGAGACATACGCAGCATATTATATGGTAGGAGGTTTGCATTGTTGTTGGATGATATATGGGAATGGTTTGATCTCACAAGAGCTGGGATACCTATTCCAACACTGGACAATGAGTCTAAAGTCATTTTCACAACTCGTCGTCTTGACGTGTGCTGTCAAATGCAACCGAACATGGATAATAATATCAGAGTGGCATGTTTACCATCAGGAGAAGCTTTCAAACTGTTCGAGGAAAAGGTTGGGTCAGAAACCCTTCAAAtgcatccagatattcacaagtTAGCTGAAGCGGTGGTTGAAGAGTGTGCAGGACTACCTCTCGCTCTCATTACAATTGGGCGAGCCATGGCATCCAAGAAGACCTCTCGAGAATGGGAATATGCTGTTGAAGTTTTAAGGCAATCAGCAGCCTCTGTGTTGCCAGGGGTAGGGAAAGAGATGTATCCCAAGTTAAAATTCAGTTATGACTGTTTAACGAGTGAAAGAGTCAAATCTTGTTTCTCGTATTGTTCTTTATATCCAGAAGATTATCGCATCCCAAAAGACGAACTAGTAGATTGCTGGATCGGGGAAGGACTTTTGGACGAGCATACCAATTTGAGCAGTGCCAGAAACCAAGGACATTTCATTATAGGTTCTCTTATTGACGCATGCTTATTGGAGAAAGAATGTAATCACCATGTAAAGATGCACGACGTGATTCGTGACATGAGTTTGTGGATTGCTGGTGAATCTGAGAAGGAGAAGTTTTTTGTAAAATCAGGTGTTCAGTTAAAGGAACAACCGAAAGCTAAAAAGTGGGAAGAGGTAACAAGAATGTCGCTGATGGATAATCAAATTGAAAATCTAACTGAGATATTGGAATGTCCCAATCTCCAAACTTTGTTTCTTAGGAGGAATCGTTTGAAGGTAATCATGGAtgatttctttaatttcatgCCGATGCTAAGGGTTCTGGACTTGTCTAGAAATATGAATTTGGAAGAACTGCCAGTAGGAATTGCAGAGTTGGTTTCACTAGAACATCTCAATTTGTCACGGACAGGAATAAAAAAGTTGCCAGTCCAATTGAAGACCCTAGCAAAGCTGAAATATTTGAATCTGGAGTGGACACGCGATCTAGAAATGATCCCACGACAATTGATATCCAGTTTCTCCAAGTTGCAAGTACTGAAAATGGAGAGATGTGGCTATGGATGTTTATTGGTTTTGGAGGAAATGGagcatttaaaatatttgaatgtgTTGACCATTAGTTTTAGAAACGCTTCGGAGTTGGAAAAAGCTTCGAGGTTCAACAAGTCCTTTAGCTGTGCAATTGAAGCTGTAAGCCTTGTAGATTTCAGAGATTCAAGATCATTGACTATTATGGCTTTAGCAAATCTACAGCATCTATGTACTTTAACACTCTGGAGGTGTACGGATCTAGAGAAAGTGAAGATCGAACGTAACATAATTTTAGGTGCAGGACGCTTCCATAGCCTTCGATCTGTAATCCTAGACGAATGCAATCATTTGAGGGATGTGAGTTGGGTAGCCTTTGCTCCACATTTGGAAGTACTAAGGATAGCTGAATGCAATGGTTTAGAAGAAATCATCAGTGAAGAAAAACTTGGTGAAGTCGCTGAGCTAAAAGGAAATTCAAACTTGTTTTCTAAGCTCGAGATTTTGTATCTACATAATCTGGCCAAACTAAGGACTATATATCATCATGCTCTGCCTTTCCCACTGCTGAAGAAAATCAGAATTGTAAAATGCGGAATGTTGAAGAAGCTCCCACTAAACTGCAAAAGTACAAAAGGACAGAGGCTGGTCATTGAAGGAGAGGAGGGATGGTGGAAAAATGTAGAATGGAAGGATGAATCCACTCGAATTGCTTTTCTCCCTTCTTTCAAACCTTATGTAATCTAA
- the LOC107933064 gene encoding probable disease resistance protein At1g15890, giving the protein MGNIFSISLDPIITRCWDCATGQASYICNLEDNLHDLQAEVAGLEELRSDLMSRVRIAEDEQQLQRLNQVEGWLSRAETLINDADQLIVQSPPHVENLCMGGCCSTHPRSSIKFGKQIAKKLQEVKDQKENGDFSDVASKPPLPSATERPSEPTVGLESNFIKVWSCLRKDQVGIIGIYGLGGVGKTTLLNQINNKFHDSTHDYHVIWAVASQDRPIERVQDQIAERIGLSNEGWKSKSLDEKAKDIFQVLCKKKFALLLDDIWEWFDLIRAGVPLPTQQNGSKVIFTTRRYDVCCQMQPNMDNNIRVECLPPGEAFKLFEENVGSETLRMHLDICKLAETVVEECAGLPLALITFGRAMASKKTPREWEYAKEVLRQSVASVFPGVGKEMYPKLKFSYDCLLDERFRSCLYCSLYPEDYLIEKDELVDCWIGEGLLDEHTNLSNARNQGHFIIGSLIDACLLEKQGSHRIKMHDVIRDMALWIAGESEKEKFFVKSGIQLKEQPNAKKWEEVTRMSLMENQTENLTEILECPNLQTLFLGRNRLRVIINDFFNFMPMLRVLDLSRNRNLEELPVGIAKLVSLEHLNLSWIGIKKLPVELKALAKLKYLNLEKTRKLSMIPQQLISSFSKLQVLKMEGCGYGCLLVLEEMC; this is encoded by the coding sequence ATGGGTAATATTTTCTCAATCTCACTCGATCCCATCATTACCCGTTGCTGGGATTGTGCTACTGGACAGGCAAGTTACATATGCAACCTCGAAGATAACCTCCATGATTTACAAGCTGAAGTAGCAGGACTGGAGGAGCTCAGGAGTGATCTGATGAGCAGGGTCAGAATTGCTGAAGATGAGCAGCAGCTTCAGCGCCTAAACCAAGTTGAGGGTTGGCTTTCTAGGGCAGAAACTCTGATAAACGATGCTGATCAACTGATTGTCCAAAGTCCTCCGCATGTTGAAAATCTATGTATGGGAGGTTGTTGCTCCACTCATCCTAGGTCCAGCATCAAGTTCGGGAAGCAAATTGCCAAAAAACTCCAAGAGGTGAAAGACCAGAAGGAGAATGGAGATTTCAGTGATGTGGCCAGCAAGCCACCACTTCCTTCAGCAACTGAAAGACCTAGTGAGCCAACTGTGGGTTTAGAGTCCAATTTCATCAAGGTTTGGAGCTGTCTTCGAAAGGACCAAGTGGGAATTATTGGCATATATGGCTTAGGAGGGGTTGGCAAAACAACCCTCCTAAACCAAATCAATAACAAATTCCATGATTCTACCCATGATTACCATGTCATTTGGGCAGTTGCATCACAAGATCGGCCAATTGAGAGGGTCCAGGATCAAATTGCCGAAAGAATAGGCCTTTCTAATGAAGGTTGGAAATCTAAGAGCCTTGATGAGAAAGCTAAAGACATCTTCCAGGTATTATGTAAAAAGAAGTTTGCATTGTTGTTGGATGATATATGGGAATGGTTTGATCTAATAAGAGCTGGGGTACCTCTTCCAACACAACAAAATGGCTCTAAAGTCATTTTCACAACTCGTCGTTATGATGTGTGCTGTCAAATGCAACCGAACATGGATAATAATATCAGAGTGGAATGTTTACCGCCAGGAGAAGCTTTCAAACTGTTCGAGGAGAACGTTGGATCAGAAACCCTTCGAATGCATCTAGATATTTGCAAGTTAGCTGAAACGGTGGTAGAAGAGTGTGCTGGGCTACCTCTCGCTCTCATTACATTTGGGCGGGCCATGGCATCCAAGAAAACCCCTCGAGAATGGGAATATGCTAAGGAAGTTTTAAGGCAATCAGTAGCCTCTGTGTTCCCAGGGGTAGGGAAAGAGATGTATCCTAAGTTAAAATTCAGTTATGACTGTTTACTTGATGAAAGGTTCAGATCTTGTTTGTATTGTTCTTTATATCCAGAAGATTATCTCATTGAAAAAGACGAACTAGTAGATTGTTGGATCGGGGAAGGACTTTTGGACGAGCATACCAATTTGAGCAATGCCAGAAACCAGGGACATTTCATTATAGGTTCTCTTATTGACGCATGCTTATTGGAGAAACAAGGTAGTCATCGTATAAAGATGCACGATGTGATTCGCGACATGGCTTTGTGGATTGCTGGTGAATCTGAGAAGGAGAAGTTTTTTGTAAAATCAGGTATCCAGTTAAAGGAACAACCGAACGCTAAAAAGTGGGAAGAGGTAACAAGAATGTCGCTGATGGAGAATCAAACTGAAAATCTAACGGAGATATTGGAATGTCCCAATCTCCAAACTTTATTTCTTGGGCGGAATCGTTTGAGGGTGATCATCAAtgatttctttaatttcatgCCGATGCTAAGGGTTCTGGACTTGTCTAGAAATAGGAATTTGGAAGAATTGCCAGTAGGAATTGCAAAGTTGGTTTCACTAGAACATCTTAATTTGTCATGGATAGGAATAAAAAAGTTGCCAGTCGAATTGAAGGCCCTAGCGAAGCTAAAATATTTGAATCTGGAGAAAACAAGAAAGCTGAGTATGATCCCTCAACAACTGATATCCAGTTTCTCCAAGTTGCAAGTACTGAAAATGGAGGGATGTGGCTATGGATGCTTATTGGTTTTGGAGGAAAtgtgttga